Proteins encoded by one window of Candidatus Marsarchaeota archaeon:
- a CDS encoding ATP-binding cassette domain-containing protein, whose product MPRDIIELSNVVKKFGDFTAVDGISLSVKEGEIFGLLGPNGAGKTTTINMLLGLLTQTSGTIKIDGMDMKHNSEAIKQSMGLMTQETVVDGDLTAVQNLDIFAELYNMGVEEKEKAIQHALEEANLLDFKDEKAGSFSGGMQRRLNLVKSMLHNPHILVLDEPTTGLDVQNRVSMWEDIRKLNRNGVTVILTTQYLEEADSLCNRIAIIDHGEIKALGTPSELKKMVTEGSVIDVSLKFEDIEKASRVIEAKLGVRPRVVADRLSLNVKREDIKTLSSVISILEKEKIPIISIAMHLPTLDDVFIKLTGATIRDTLGEQQSAASKVMWRRR is encoded by the coding sequence ATGCCAAGGGACATAATAGAACTCAGCAACGTTGTTAAAAAATTCGGAGATTTCACCGCAGTGGACGGCATAAGCCTTAGCGTCAAGGAGGGCGAGATATTCGGTTTGCTGGGTCCCAACGGGGCTGGGAAGACAACCACGATAAACATGCTGTTGGGCCTTCTTACTCAAACTTCCGGAACGATAAAGATCGATGGAATGGACATGAAGCACAACTCCGAAGCGATAAAGCAAAGCATGGGCCTGATGACGCAGGAAACGGTTGTAGACGGCGACCTTACGGCAGTCCAGAACCTTGACATATTCGCTGAGCTTTACAACATGGGCGTTGAGGAAAAGGAAAAGGCAATCCAGCATGCACTGGAAGAGGCAAACCTCCTGGATTTCAAGGACGAGAAAGCTGGCTCGTTCTCTGGAGGCATGCAAAGGAGGCTCAACCTGGTAAAGTCAATGCTTCATAACCCGCACATACTTGTGCTTGACGAGCCTACGACTGGCTTGGATGTGCAGAACAGGGTGTCAATGTGGGAAGACATACGCAAGCTCAACAGGAACGGAGTTACAGTAATACTTACAACGCAGTACCTTGAGGAAGCAGACTCGCTGTGCAATAGGATAGCGATTATAGACCACGGCGAAATAAAGGCGCTCGGCACTCCGTCAGAGCTGAAGAAGATGGTTACCGAAGGCAGCGTCATAGACGTATCACTTAAGTTTGAGGACATAGAAAAGGCATCGCGAGTCATAGAAGCGAAGCTTGGCGTGCGGCCGCGCGTTGTGGCTGACAGGCTGAGCCTGAACGTAAAAAGGGAGGACATAAAAACGCTGAGCAGCGTCATATCCATCTTGGAGAAGGAGAAGATACCAATAATATCTATAGCAATGCACCTGCCGACGCTTGACGATGTTTTCATAAAGCTGACAGGCGCAACGATACGCGATACCCTTGGCGAGCAGCAGTCTGCAGCGTCAAAGGTC
- a CDS encoding PadR family transcriptional regulator — MQPEKARKNGFMNKEMRRMIIKLVLLSKLKAKKCYTYELISMVGSSGKAHAFGIEKPELKNDIYNTMHALEKSGYIKLSESKNSSNKRYYEITPEGRAALQKSKGLMIRYMRELVKIIR, encoded by the coding sequence ATGCAGCCGGAGAAAGCGCGAAAAAACGGATTCATGAACAAGGAGATGCGCCGCATGATAATAAAGCTGGTGCTTCTGTCGAAGCTCAAGGCCAAGAAATGCTATACGTACGAGCTTATAAGCATGGTCGGAAGCAGCGGCAAGGCCCACGCTTTCGGCATAGAGAAGCCAGAGCTCAAGAACGACATATACAATACGATGCACGCGCTTGAAAAATCAGGCTACATAAAGCTCTCAGAATCGAAAAACAGTTCAAACAAAAGGTATTATGAGATAACTCCAGAGGGCAGAGCCGCGCTCCAGAAGTCCAAGGGCCTAATGATAAGATACATGCGCGAGCTTGTCAAAATCATAAGGTGA